CCAGGATCTCGCCGGCCTTGTAGAGATGCCGCAGGTAGGCCCGGCTGAAGTTGCGGCAGCAGTAGCATCCGCACTGGGGATCCAGGGGGGAGAAATCCCTGGCGTAGGCGCTGTTGCGGAGGTTCTTCCGTCCCTCCCAGGTGAAGAGTGTCGAGGTCCGGGCGTTGCGGGTAGGCAGCACGCAGTCGAACATGTCGATCCCTCTGGCCACCCCCTCCACCAGGTTGGGGGGGTAGCCCACCCCCATCAGGTACCGGGGCTTCCCTGCGGGCAGCTCGGGAACCACGGCATCCAGCGTCTCGTACATCTCGTCGTGGGACTCCCCCACGGAGAGACCGCCCACGGCGAAGCCCGGGAAGGGCAGCCGCACCAGCTCCCTGGCGCACTGACGCCGCAGCTCCGGATAGACCGAGCCCTGGACGATGCCGAAGAGCTGCTGGTCCTCTCTATGGTGGGCCTCCAGACAGCGTTCCGCCCAGCGGATGGTGCGGGTGACGCCGGTTTGGGCCTCCTCCTCCGCGGCGGGATAGGCCACGCACTCGTCGAAACACATGGCGATATCGCTGCCCAGCCTCTGCTGGATCTCCATGGAACGCTCCGGCGAAAAGAACAGCTCGCTCCCGTCGAGATGGGACCGGAAGAGCGCGCCCCGGTCGTCCAGTTTGCGCAGATCGGCCAGCGAGAAGACCTGGAAACCGCCGCTGTCGGTGAGCACGGGGCGGTTCCAGCCCATGAAGGACTGGATCCCTCCGGCGTCGCCGACCACCTCCTCGCCGGGCCGGAGGGAGAGATGATAGGTGTTGCCGAGGATCATCTCCGCTCCGATCTCGGTGAGCTCGTCGGGCCCAGCAGCCTTGACGGCGGCCTGGGTGCCCACCGGCATGAAGGCCGGGGTGCGCACCGTACCATGGGCCGTCTCCAGCCACCCCGCCCTGGCCCCGGTCACCGGGCACTGCGCCTCCAGGGTGAAACGGCTCTGCTCCCGGGGCTTCACGGGGAATCCTCCCGGGTGTTCCAATGGAAGAGCGCCTCGGCGTTGGTCGCGACGATTCGGGCTATCTCGTCGACCGAGCTGCCCCGGGCCGACGCGGCGGCGCTGTAGACAAACCGGACCAGCGCCGGTTCGTTCCGGCGGCCCCGTCTGGGCTCCGGCGCGAGGAAGGGGGCGTCGGTCTCGCAGAGGATTCGGTCGTCGGGCACACGGGCGGCCACATCCCTGAGGGTGGTGCTCTTCTTGAAGGTCAGCACCCCGGCGAAGGAGATGTACCAGCCCAGGTCCAGGGCCGCTCTGGCATGCTCCCACTGGCCGGTGAAACAGTGGACGATCCCGGCGATCCCGTCGGCCCCTTCGCTGCGCATGATCTCCAGGGCATCGTCGTAGGCATCCCGGACATGCACCACCAGGGGCTTCCCCACGGCCCTGGCCCAGTGGATGTGTTCGGCGAAACTGCGTTTCTGCTGCTCTCTGGGGGAATGGTCGTAGTAGTAGTCGAGCCCTGTTTCGCCCAGGGCCACCACACGCGGGGCCTCTGCCAGTTCCCTGAGAGACCGGGGAAGTCCCTCC
This genomic stretch from Synergistales bacterium harbors:
- the tgt gene encoding tRNA guanosine(34) transglycosylase Tgt — encoded protein: MKPREQSRFTLEAQCPVTGARAGWLETAHGTVRTPAFMPVGTQAAVKAAGPDELTEIGAEMILGNTYHLSLRPGEEVVGDAGGIQSFMGWNRPVLTDSGGFQVFSLADLRKLDDRGALFRSHLDGSELFFSPERSMEIQQRLGSDIAMCFDECVAYPAAEEEAQTGVTRTIRWAERCLEAHHREDQQLFGIVQGSVYPELRRQCARELVRLPFPGFAVGGLSVGESHDEMYETLDAVVPELPAGKPRYLMGVGYPPNLVEGVARGIDMFDCVLPTRNARTSTLFTWEGRKNLRNSAYARDFSPLDPQCGCYCCRNFSRAYLRHLYKAGEILAARLGTIHNLTFFQRLMEAMRASILEGGFPAFRRDTMRRFRDGGYIP
- a CDS encoding TatD family hydrolase translates to MPQPTFVDTHCHLTMPQFADDLADVLEGARERGIVRMLTVGTREESSSEAVRLAGECASHGVYAAVGVHPHEASTVSEGLPRSLRELAEAPRVVALGETGLDYYYDHSPREQQKRSFAEHIHWARAVGKPLVVHVRDAYDDALEIMRSEGADGIAGIVHCFTGQWEHARAALDLGWYISFAGVLTFKKSTTLRDVAARVPDDRILCETDAPFLAPEPRRGRRNEPALVRFVYSAAASARGSSVDEIARIVATNAEALFHWNTREDSP